A genome region from Magnolia sinica isolate HGM2019 chromosome 8, MsV1, whole genome shotgun sequence includes the following:
- the LOC131254174 gene encoding uncharacterized protein LOC131254174, with protein MHGFAGERVISEGVISLPVTVGEGQHQATLMVDFLVVNVSSVHKVILSRPSLNAMKDSSVEDLEKVPLDEEDPSKTIWLRTSLSSEQRSEMLTFLRRHKDIFAWSHGDMPGISPDVMVHRLNVDLDHKPVKQKRRLFDAKRYEAIVDEVSILHDAGFIEEVHYPDWITNVVFVKKANKK; from the exons aTGCACGGCTTTGCCGGAGAAAGGGTAATCTCTGAAGGAGTCATCTCACTCCCAGTGACAGTGGGAGAAGGACAACACCAAGCCACCCTCATGGTGGACTTCCTCGTTGTCAATGTGTCATCAGTACATAAAGTCATTCTGAGCAGACCTTCTCTCAATGCAATGAAG GACTCATCTGTGGAAGACTTGGAGAAAGTACCGCTCGATGAAGAAGACCCGAGTAAGACCATTTGGCTCAGAACGTCGTTAAGTTCTGAGCAGCGGTCTGAAATGCTAACTTTCCTGCGGCGACATAAGGATATCTTTGCATGGTCGCATGGGGACATGCCCGGGATCTCCCCGGATGTCATGGTCCATAGGCTGAATGTGGACCTGGATCACAAACCCGTGAAACAGAAGAGGAGACTGTTCGATGCCAAGCGATACGAAGCCATAGTCGACGAAGTCTCCATCTTGCATGATGCTGGCTTTATAGAAGAGGTACACTATCCTGACTGGATCACAAACGTGGTCTTTGTCAAGAAAGCCAACAAAAAATGA